Proteins encoded within one genomic window of Numenius arquata chromosome 12, bNumArq3.hap1.1, whole genome shotgun sequence:
- the GDF5 gene encoding growth/differentiation factor 5, whose product MKILHFLTLLLWHLTWLSLDLVPGALSNSEAGQSNPGSKLGFLKAEGKERNPSARAGTLRTASHGFSAATSKARTKSSVVQAGALLAKNDESKKVLSRTAATEGKVGHLPSRPSGVRTVTPKVQNLSSKVALKKTGTSSTDTDSFKTKKTKEPVTQRETKETFRHPPITPHEYMLSLYRTLSDAERKGVNGSVKLEAGLANTITSFIDKGQDERAPTIRKQKYIFDISALEKDGLLGAELRILRKKPSDTWKSLSSGRTSQVKLFSCSTNRQAATLLDSRTVSITDTPKWEVFDIWKLFRNFKNLVNLCFELETFDRGRAVDLRSVGFNRTGRQVNEKALFLVFGRTKKRDLFFNEIKARSGQDDKTVYEYLFNQRRKRRAPLATRQGKRPTKNLKARCSRKALHVNFKDMGWDDWIIAPLEYEAYHCEGLCEFPLRSHLEPTNHAVIQTLMNSMDPESTPPTCCVPTRLSPISILFIDSANNVVYKQYEDMVVESCGCR is encoded by the exons ATGAAAATCCTGCATTTTCTCACTTTACTGCTTTGGCATTTGACTTGGCTGTCTCTGGATCTAGTTCCTGGAGCGCTGAGTAATTCTGAAGCAGGCCAGAGTAATCCGGGATCTAAACTaggttttttaaaagcagaaggaaaagagaggaatcCCTCAGCACGGGCAGGTACACTGAGGACTGCAAGCCATGGATTTAGTGCTGCAACCTCAAAGGCTAGGACTAAAAGCAGTGTTGTTCAGGCTGGAGCTCTGCTGGCCAAGAACGATGAATCAAAGAAGGTTCTCTCAAGAACAGCAGCCACGGAGGGCAAGGTAGGACATCTCCCCAGCAGACCTTCTGGAGTAAGGACAGTGACTCCAAAGGTTCAAAATCTTAGCAGCAAGGTGGCTTTGAAAAAAACTGGCACAAGCAGTACTGACACTGattctttcaaaaccaaaaagactAAAGAGCCTGTCACCCAGAGGGAAACTAAGGAAACTTTCCGACATCCCCCTATAACGCCACATGAATACATGCTCTCTTTGTACAGGACTCTCtcagatgcagaaagaaaaggcgTTAATGGAAGTGTAAAACTGGAGGCTGGACTTGCCAATACAATAACCAGCTTTATAGACAAAGGACAAG ACGAGCGAGCGCCaactataagaaaacaaaaatacatttttgacaTCAGCGCATTAGAAAAAGATGGTTTGCTGGGAGCAGAGCTTCGGATATTGAGGAAAAAGCCTTCTGATACATGGAAGTCTCTTTCTTCTGGAAGAACTTCCCAAGTGAAATTATTTAGTTGCTCTACAAACCGACAAGCAGCAACTCTCCTGGACTCTCGTACTGTCAGTATCACAGATACACCAAAGTGGGAAGTGTTTGACATATGGAAACTTTTCAGGAACTTTAAAAACTTGGTTAACTTGTGTTTTGAACTGGAAACTTTTGACAGGGGGAGAGCTGTTGATCTCAGGAGCGTGGGATTTAATAGAACAGGAAGACAGGTCAATGAAAAGGCTCTCTTCTTGGTATTTGGTAGGACGAAAAAAAGAGACTTATTCTTCAATGAAATCAAAGCTAGATCCGGCCAAGATGACAAAACTGTTTACGAGTACTTATTCAATCAGAGGCGGAAGAGAAGAGCTCCTCTCGCAACGCGGCAAGGGAAGAGGCCCACTAAGAATCTGAAGGCAAGGTGCAGCAGGAAAGCCCTCCACGTGAATTTTAAGGATATGGGCTGGGATGACTGGATAATAGCCCCTCTGGAGTATGAAGCGTATCACTGCGAAGGGCTTTGCGAATTCCCCCTTCGATCCCATCTGGAGCCCACCAATCACGCAGTTATCCAAACACTAATGAACTCGATGGACCCAGAATCGACACCCCCAACTTGCTGTGTCCCAACCAGGCTGAGTCCTATTAGCATTCTTTTCATTGACTCTGCAAACAATGTGGTCTACAAGCAGTACGAGGACATGGTGGTGGAGTCATGTGGTTGTAGGTAG